In one Mesorhizobium australicum genomic region, the following are encoded:
- a CDS encoding heavy metal translocating P-type ATPase, giving the protein MTKVALDITGMTCAACAARVEKVLSRVDGVSRADVNLPLERASLEIDGEIDAAKLIAAVERAGYGATLRPDDRAAQRKADEAREAAHRADERLTLIRFAVSALLSIPLVIGMLPMMLGTGHAWLGPWTQAALATGVMLISGTRFYREAWSALRGGGANMAVLVSLGTSAAYFYSLWMVWSGNAHGHLYFEAAAVVLTLIMLGKYLEARAKQGASAALAALGKLQPQQAERKTASGTEIVATASLSPGDVVIVRPGTRVPADGLIVAGASSLDESLVTGESLPVEKSEGAAVVTGTVNGDGVLEVRVSAVGADTRLARMAQLVEDAQLSEAPVQRLVDRISAVFVPVIIAVAILTFLGWWIAGDMAAGFDAAIAVLVIACPCALGLATPTALVAGTGAAAKAGILIRDIGTLEKAESIKVVAFDKTGTLTLGHPEVVEVIATDDDTANLLRKAAAIETRSEHPLARALMTRAASEAGEPLTATGVSATRGKGMSGTVAGASIAVGNARMMTELGIAQDRIDALKARFAKTGTLSFVAVDGELTGGVLFADRPRPEAAIALRALAEEDVRTVMLTGDNEEAARAIAADIGLTDFRASLLPEDKTEALRGLTEDPKSIAFVGDGLNDAPALAAAGLGIAMSSGTDVAREAAAITLMRPDLRLVPASLDIARRTRRTIMHNLAWAFLYNVIGIPLAALGMLSPILAGAAMAFSSVSVVTNSALLARWKPRHLD; this is encoded by the coding sequence ATGACCAAGGTAGCGCTCGACATCACGGGCATGACCTGCGCCGCTTGCGCGGCCCGGGTCGAGAAGGTGCTTTCGCGCGTCGACGGCGTCAGCCGCGCCGACGTCAACCTGCCGCTCGAACGCGCCAGCCTCGAGATCGACGGCGAGATCGACGCGGCGAAGCTGATCGCGGCGGTCGAGCGCGCCGGCTACGGCGCGACGCTGCGCCCGGACGACCGGGCCGCGCAGCGCAAGGCCGACGAGGCGCGCGAGGCGGCGCACCGGGCGGACGAGCGACTGACGCTGATCCGCTTCGCGGTCTCCGCCCTGCTCTCCATCCCGCTCGTGATCGGCATGCTGCCGATGATGCTGGGAACCGGCCATGCCTGGCTCGGCCCGTGGACGCAGGCGGCCCTCGCCACCGGCGTGATGCTGATCTCGGGCACCCGGTTTTATCGCGAGGCCTGGTCGGCGCTGCGCGGCGGCGGCGCGAACATGGCGGTGCTCGTCTCGCTCGGCACTTCGGCCGCCTATTTCTATTCGCTCTGGATGGTCTGGTCCGGCAACGCCCACGGCCACCTCTACTTCGAGGCGGCGGCGGTGGTGCTGACGCTGATCATGCTCGGCAAATATCTGGAAGCCCGCGCCAAGCAGGGCGCGTCGGCCGCCCTTGCCGCCTTGGGCAAGCTGCAGCCGCAGCAGGCGGAGCGCAAGACCGCCTCGGGGACGGAGATCGTCGCAACGGCGAGCCTGTCCCCCGGCGACGTGGTGATCGTGCGGCCGGGCACCCGCGTGCCGGCCGACGGGCTGATCGTGGCCGGCGCCTCCAGCCTCGACGAGTCGCTGGTCACCGGGGAGAGCCTTCCGGTCGAGAAGAGCGAGGGCGCCGCCGTCGTCACCGGCACCGTCAATGGCGACGGCGTGCTGGAAGTTCGTGTCTCGGCGGTCGGCGCCGACACGCGGCTGGCGCGCATGGCACAGCTGGTCGAGGACGCGCAGCTCTCTGAAGCGCCCGTGCAGCGTCTGGTCGACCGCATCTCGGCGGTGTTTGTTCCCGTCATCATCGCGGTCGCCATATTGACCTTCCTCGGCTGGTGGATCGCCGGCGACATGGCCGCCGGCTTCGACGCGGCGATCGCCGTGCTCGTCATCGCCTGCCCCTGCGCGCTTGGCCTCGCCACGCCGACGGCGCTCGTCGCCGGAACGGGTGCGGCGGCAAAGGCCGGCATCCTGATCCGCGACATCGGCACGCTGGAGAAGGCCGAGTCGATTAAAGTCGTCGCCTTCGACAAGACCGGCACGCTGACGCTCGGCCACCCCGAAGTGGTCGAGGTAATCGCCACCGACGACGACACCGCCAACCTGCTGCGCAAGGCGGCGGCCATCGAGACCCGCAGCGAGCACCCCCTCGCCCGCGCACTCATGACGCGGGCGGCGTCGGAAGCCGGTGAACCGCTCACCGCCACCGGGGTATCCGCCACGCGCGGCAAGGGCATGAGCGGCACGGTTGCCGGCGCGTCGATCGCCGTCGGCAATGCAAGGATGATGACCGAGCTCGGCATCGCGCAGGATCGAATCGATGCGCTCAAGGCGCGGTTCGCGAAGACGGGTACGCTGTCCTTCGTTGCGGTGGACGGCGAACTCACGGGCGGCGTCCTGTTCGCGGACCGGCCGCGCCCGGAGGCAGCGATAGCGCTGCGCGCGCTGGCCGAGGAGGATGTCCGCACCGTGATGCTCACCGGCGACAACGAGGAGGCCGCGCGCGCCATCGCCGCCGACATAGGGCTCACCGATTTCCGCGCCTCGCTGCTGCCGGAGGACAAGACCGAGGCGCTGCGCGGCCTGACCGAGGACCCAAAGTCGATCGCCTTCGTCGGCGACGGCCTGAATGACGCGCCAGCCTTGGCGGCCGCCGGGCTCGGCATCGCGATGTCATCCGGCACCGACGTCGCGCGCGAGGCGGCCGCCATCACGTTGATGCGGCCCGACCTCAGGCTGGTGCCGGCCTCGCTCGACATCGCGCGGCGCACGCGCCGCACGATCATGCACAACCTCGCCTGGGCCTTCCTCTATAACGTGATCGGCATACCTCTGGCGGCGCTCGGCATGCTGTCGCCGATCCTCGCGGGCGCGGCGATGGCGTTCTCCTCGGTCTCCGTGGTAACGAACTCCGCGCTCCTCGCGCGCTGGAAGCCTCGCCACCTCGACTGA
- a CDS encoding TrmH family RNA methyltransferase has protein sequence MQRLIRISDPDDPRIAAFRDIRERDLVGREGRFVAEGRVVLNVLLSAARYETEAVLLLENRVGGLDELLPMIPDHVPVYVADAATMDGIAGFHIHRGILAIGRRPAQQPVADLLSSLPENALVVALAGISNHDNMGAIFRNAAAFGADAVVLDPTSCDPFYRKAIRVSVGAILKTPFATATSLDDMIGGLSAAGFQILALSPRGEMEIGEAPASARTALLLGSEGHGLPADLMSRLTTVRIPIAEDFDSLNVAAASAVALHRLWRG, from the coding sequence GTGCAACGCCTGATCCGCATTTCCGACCCGGACGACCCGCGCATCGCTGCCTTCCGCGACATCCGCGAGCGCGACCTCGTCGGCCGCGAGGGCCGCTTCGTGGCGGAAGGGCGCGTCGTGCTGAACGTGCTGCTCTCGGCCGCACGCTACGAAACGGAAGCGGTTCTCCTGCTGGAGAACAGGGTGGGCGGGCTGGACGAATTGCTGCCGATGATCCCGGATCATGTTCCGGTCTACGTCGCCGACGCAGCGACTATGGACGGCATCGCCGGTTTCCACATCCATCGCGGCATCCTGGCAATCGGCCGGCGTCCGGCACAGCAGCCGGTTGCCGACCTCCTGTCGAGCCTACCGGAAAATGCGCTGGTGGTGGCGCTCGCCGGCATCTCGAACCACGACAATATGGGGGCGATCTTCCGCAACGCCGCAGCCTTCGGCGCGGATGCGGTGGTGCTGGACCCGACCTCGTGCGATCCGTTCTATCGCAAGGCGATCCGCGTCTCGGTGGGCGCGATCCTCAAGACGCCGTTCGCGACGGCCACGAGCCTGGACGACATGATCGGCGGGTTGAGCGCGGCGGGCTTCCAGATCCTGGCGCTGTCGCCGCGCGGTGAGATGGAGATCGGCGAGGCGCCCGCGTCGGCACGCACGGCGCTGCTGCTCGGCAGCGAGGGCCACGGCCTGCCCGCCGACCTGATGTCGCGCCTGACAACGGTGCGCATCCCGATTGCGGAAGACTTCGACAGCCTGAACGTGGCCGCCGCGTCAGCGGTTGCCCTGCACCGTCTCTGGCGCGGCTGA
- a CDS encoding DUF1134 domain-containing protein — protein MLVKILARGMRALSIVAAFAVLAVAFAASARANEYTAQEIVDSGHKFFGATSGGLATVVEKIFASYGLPNGYVLGEEGSGALVGGLTYGEGTLYTKNAGDHRVFWQGPSVGWDFGGQGSRTMILVYNLDSIDAVYGRFGGVAGSAYMVAGLGFNVMKNGRVLLVPVRTGVGARLGVNVGYLKVTDRPTWNPF, from the coding sequence ATGCTTGTTAAGATCCTCGCGCGCGGCATGCGCGCCCTGTCCATCGTCGCTGCGTTCGCGGTGCTTGCCGTGGCCTTTGCCGCGAGTGCGCGCGCCAATGAATACACGGCCCAGGAGATCGTCGATTCCGGACACAAGTTCTTCGGCGCGACGTCGGGCGGCCTCGCCACCGTCGTCGAAAAGATCTTCGCCTCCTACGGGCTGCCGAACGGCTATGTGCTCGGCGAGGAAGGGTCTGGCGCACTGGTCGGCGGCCTGACCTATGGTGAAGGCACGCTCTATACAAAAAACGCTGGCGACCACCGCGTATTCTGGCAGGGGCCGTCGGTGGGCTGGGACTTCGGCGGGCAGGGCTCGCGCACGATGATCCTCGTCTACAATCTCGACTCGATCGATGCGGTCTACGGCCGCTTCGGCGGCGTGGCGGGTTCGGCCTACATGGTCGCCGGCCTCGGCTTCAACGTGATGAAAAACGGCCGCGTGCTGCTCGTGCCTGTGCGCACTGGCGTCGGCGCCCGGCTCGGCGTCAATGTCGGCTATCTCAAGGTCACCGATCGGCCGACCTGGAATCCCTTCTGA
- the chpT gene encoding histidine phosphotransferase ChpT: MADLFTLSAPELAALLCSRVCHDIISPVGAINNGLELLDEGGADEDAMSLIRTSARNASARLQFARIAFGAAGSAGMQIDTGDAEAVALAYVKNEKPDLEWVGKRALLPKNKVKLILNLILVSIGAIPRGGKIRVNLDDLDTAPVFTITAAGPMVRVPPKFLELHSGAKPSEPIDAHSVQPYYTLLLAREAGMEISIRAGAEEIVFTAR; encoded by the coding sequence ATGGCGGACCTTTTCACCCTTTCGGCTCCGGAACTCGCCGCACTTCTGTGCAGCCGGGTGTGCCACGACATCATCTCGCCGGTCGGCGCGATCAACAACGGCCTTGAACTGCTGGACGAAGGGGGAGCGGACGAGGATGCGATGAGCCTCATCCGCACGAGCGCCCGCAACGCCTCGGCGCGTCTGCAGTTCGCCCGCATCGCCTTCGGCGCCGCCGGTTCGGCCGGCATGCAGATCGACACCGGCGATGCTGAGGCTGTCGCCCTCGCCTACGTCAAGAACGAGAAGCCCGATCTCGAATGGGTCGGCAAGCGGGCGCTGCTGCCGAAGAACAAGGTCAAGCTGATCCTCAACCTGATCCTGGTCTCGATCGGTGCAATTCCGCGCGGCGGCAAGATCCGCGTCAACCTGGACGACCTCGACACCGCGCCCGTATTCACCATCACGGCGGCGGGGCCGATGGTGCGGGTGCCGCCGAAGTTTCTCGAACTGCATTCGGGCGCCAAGCCGTCCGAGCCGATCGACGCGCATTCGGTGCAGCCGTACTACACACTGCTGCTCGCCCGCGAGGCCGGAATGGAGATTTCGATCCGCGCCGGCGCAGAAGAAATCGTCTTCACCGCCCGCTGA
- a CDS encoding response regulator, translated as MKRCMIVDDSSVIRKVAKRILTGPEMVVVEAGTGAQGLDMCAAQMPDIIVVDGGLPDMPTVEFIRSAMAIPSAVRPRIMICIPQFDLGAIMRAKRAGAAGYLMKPFNRSQLLERFRQVQQAA; from the coding sequence ATGAAGCGCTGCATGATCGTCGACGACTCCAGTGTGATCCGCAAGGTCGCCAAGCGCATTCTGACGGGACCGGAAATGGTCGTCGTAGAGGCGGGCACCGGCGCCCAGGGCCTCGACATGTGCGCGGCACAGATGCCCGACATCATCGTCGTCGACGGCGGCCTGCCGGACATGCCGACGGTGGAGTTCATCCGCTCGGCCATGGCGATCCCGTCGGCCGTGCGGCCGCGCATCATGATCTGCATCCCGCAGTTCGACCTCGGCGCGATCATGCGCGCAAAGAGGGCCGGAGCCGCCGGCTATCTGATGAAGCCGTTCAACCGCTCGCAGCTCCTCGAACGTTTCCGCCAGGTCCAGCAGGCGGCGTGA
- the ctrA gene encoding response regulator transcription factor CtrA: MRVLLIEDDSATAQSIELMLKSESFNVYTTDLGEEGVDLGKLYDYDIILLDLNLPDMSGYEVLRTLRLSKVKTPILILSGMAGIEDKVRGLGFGADDYMTKPFHKDELVARIHAIVRRSKGHAQSVIATGDLIVNLDAKTVEVGGQRVHLTGKEYQMLELLSLRKGTTLTKEMFLNHLYGGMDEPELKIIDVFICKLRKKLDAASGGQNFIETVWGRGYVLREPEELRATA; this comes from the coding sequence ATGCGCGTCCTGCTGATTGAAGATGACAGTGCAACGGCCCAGAGCATCGAGCTGATGCTCAAGTCGGAGAGCTTCAATGTCTACACGACGGATCTTGGCGAAGAGGGCGTCGATCTCGGCAAACTCTACGACTACGATATTATCCTCCTGGACCTGAATCTCCCGGATATGTCGGGCTACGAGGTGCTCCGGACGCTGCGCCTCTCCAAGGTGAAGACCCCGATCCTGATCCTGTCCGGCATGGCCGGCATCGAGGACAAGGTGCGCGGGCTCGGCTTCGGCGCCGACGACTACATGACCAAACCCTTCCACAAGGACGAGCTCGTGGCGCGCATCCATGCCATCGTCCGCCGCTCGAAGGGACATGCACAGTCGGTCATTGCCACCGGCGACCTGATCGTCAATCTCGACGCCAAGACCGTCGAAGTGGGTGGCCAGCGCGTTCACCTGACGGGCAAGGAATACCAGATGCTGGAGCTTCTCTCGCTCCGCAAGGGCACCACGCTCACCAAGGAAATGTTCCTCAATCATCTCTATGGCGGGATGGATGAGCCCGAACTCAAGATCATCGACGTGTTCATCTGCAAGCTTCGCAAGAAGCTCGACGCGGCTTCGGGCGGACAGAACTTCATCGAGACTGTCTGGGGCCGCGGCTATGTTCTGCGCGAGCCTGAAGAACTGCGCGCTACCGCATAA
- a CDS encoding flagellar export protein FliJ — MKSRENLVRLKKFQASEKRRQLLQIEMMVADFERMANELEAQIASEERKAGITDVNHFAYPTFAKAARLRRDNLKTSQHDLLQQKAGAEAALAEAEAELAKAEMLENRDTRQRELEADARRAVG; from the coding sequence ATTAAGTCACGCGAGAATCTCGTCCGACTGAAGAAATTCCAGGCCAGCGAGAAACGCCGCCAGCTTCTTCAGATCGAGATGATGGTGGCCGACTTCGAGCGGATGGCAAACGAGCTCGAGGCACAAATCGCCTCCGAAGAGCGCAAGGCTGGCATCACCGACGTCAATCACTTCGCTTACCCCACCTTCGCGAAGGCGGCGCGCCTGCGCCGCGACAATCTCAAGACGTCGCAGCACGATCTCCTGCAGCAGAAGGCCGGTGCCGAAGCCGCCCTTGCCGAGGCCGAGGCCGAACTCGCCAAGGCCGAGATGCTGGAGAACCGCGATACGCGCCAGCGCGAACTCGAGGCCGATGCGCGCCGCGCCGTCGGCTGA
- a CDS encoding paraquat-inducible protein A: protein MRFLLPAVLCGATFSFALGITLPLIRVDRFLILSDEPSLVAMVASLWNAGEWAIAGLILVFSIVFPAMKLYLLHTAAFSAADDGHRLPGWFRSLSNWSMLDVVLVALVIFAAKTSGLATAITQPGLWFFAGSVVLTVLAAALVKSRAAAK, encoded by the coding sequence ATGCGGTTCCTGCTCCCGGCCGTCCTGTGCGGCGCAACCTTTTCCTTCGCGCTGGGCATCACCCTGCCGCTGATCCGGGTCGACCGCTTCCTGATCCTCTCCGACGAACCGTCCCTCGTCGCCATGGTTGCGAGCCTCTGGAACGCGGGCGAATGGGCGATTGCCGGCCTGATCCTCGTCTTCTCGATCGTTTTCCCGGCTATGAAACTCTATCTGCTGCACACGGCAGCGTTCTCGGCGGCGGACGACGGTCATCGCCTGCCCGGATGGTTCCGCAGCCTGTCGAACTGGTCGATGCTGGATGTCGTGCTGGTGGCGCTGGTGATCTTCGCGGCAAAGACGAGCGGACTCGCGACCGCGATCACGCAGCCTGGCCTGTGGTTCTTCGCCGGATCAGTAGTGCTGACAGTCCTGGCCGCGGCGCTGGTGAAGTCCCGAGCCGCGGCGAAGTGA
- a CDS encoding DUF1153 domain-containing protein: MTDLIRPRVKYVIGPDGSPLTIADLPPSNTRRWVIRRKAEVVAAVRGGLLSLEEACQRYKLTTEEFLSWQASIDEYGLAGLRTTRIQQYRH, encoded by the coding sequence ATGACCGATCTGATCAGACCGCGCGTCAAGTATGTCATCGGGCCGGACGGCAGTCCCCTCACCATTGCCGACCTGCCTCCGTCGAACACGCGTCGCTGGGTCATCCGCCGCAAGGCCGAAGTCGTGGCCGCCGTTCGCGGCGGTCTCCTCAGCCTCGAAGAGGCGTGCCAGCGTTACAAACTCACCACCGAGGAATTCCTGTCCTGGCAGGCCTCGATCGACGAATACGGCCTCGCGGGGCTGCGCACCACCCGCATCCAGCAATACAGGCACTGA
- the mnmA gene encoding tRNA 2-thiouridine(34) synthase MnmA — protein sequence MTQNSLDLPGRPEDTRVVVAMSGGVDSSVVAGLLKHQGYDVVGVTLQLYDHGAATHRPGSCCAGRDIDDARRVSETLGIPHYVLNYEQRFREAVIDPFTASYAAGETPIPCVACNQTVKFADLLATARDLGADALATGHYIRSRANGAHRALYRPVDADRDQSYFLFATTQEQIDFLRFPLGDLSKPQVRELAAEMGLSVAQKQDSQDICFVPQGKYSDIIAKLRPEAASPGEIVHLDGRVLGRHEGILHYTIGQRRGIGVATGDPLYVVHIDAAHARVVVGPREALETRKVILRDMNWLGDAPLEDLPAEGMELFARVRSTRRPAPAILRWSEGRAEVELSAGEQGVAAGQACVLYDGKGDGARVFGGGFIARSQRAPEAEAMLRRMDVEGSRLPA from the coding sequence ATGACACAGAACAGCCTCGACCTTCCCGGACGTCCCGAAGACACGCGCGTCGTCGTCGCGATGTCGGGCGGCGTGGATTCCTCCGTCGTCGCAGGACTGCTCAAGCACCAAGGCTACGACGTCGTCGGCGTCACGCTGCAGCTCTACGACCATGGCGCGGCGACCCACCGGCCCGGCTCGTGCTGCGCCGGGCGCGACATCGATGATGCGCGCCGCGTCTCCGAGACGCTCGGCATTCCGCATTACGTGCTGAACTACGAGCAGCGCTTCCGCGAGGCGGTGATCGACCCGTTCACGGCGAGCTACGCCGCCGGCGAGACGCCGATCCCCTGCGTCGCCTGCAACCAGACGGTCAAGTTCGCAGATCTCTTGGCGACGGCGCGCGACCTCGGCGCGGATGCGCTCGCTACCGGCCACTACATCCGCTCGCGGGCGAACGGTGCTCACCGCGCGCTCTACCGGCCGGTCGACGCCGACCGCGACCAGAGCTATTTCCTTTTCGCCACGACGCAGGAGCAGATCGATTTCCTGCGCTTTCCCCTCGGCGACCTGTCGAAGCCGCAGGTGCGCGAGCTCGCCGCCGAGATGGGCCTGTCGGTGGCCCAGAAGCAGGACAGCCAGGACATCTGCTTCGTGCCGCAGGGCAAGTATTCCGACATCATCGCCAAGCTCAGGCCTGAGGCGGCTTCACCGGGCGAGATCGTCCATCTCGACGGGCGCGTGCTCGGCCGCCACGAAGGCATACTGCACTATACGATCGGCCAGCGGCGCGGCATCGGCGTGGCGACCGGCGACCCGCTCTATGTCGTGCATATCGACGCGGCGCATGCGCGTGTCGTTGTCGGCCCGCGCGAGGCGCTGGAGACGCGCAAGGTGATCCTGCGCGACATGAACTGGCTGGGCGACGCGCCGCTTGAGGACCTGCCCGCCGAGGGTATGGAACTCTTCGCCAGGGTGCGCTCGACGCGACGCCCCGCGCCCGCGATTCTGCGCTGGTCGGAGGGACGGGCGGAGGTAGAGCTTTCGGCTGGCGAGCAGGGCGTGGCCGCGGGCCAAGCCTGCGTGCTCTACGACGGCAAGGGAGACGGCGCCCGCGTGTTCGGCGGCGGCTTCATTGCCCGCTCGCAGCGCGCGCCCGAGGCCGAGGCCATGCTGCGCAGGATGGACGTGGAAGGCTCGCGCCTGCCCGCCTGA
- a CDS encoding DegT/DnrJ/EryC1/StrS family aminotransferase, whose protein sequence is MQFIDLAAQRARINDRLKAAIDKVVNEGKYIFGPEVAAFEKQLADYVGVKNVIACANGTDALLLPLYASGIGPGDAVFVPSFTFAATAEVVALAKAEPVFVDIDPDTYNMDVESLEAAIAMVKAEGRLKPRAIIPVDLFGLAADYDAIGAIAAREGLMVIEDAAQAIGGVRKGVKCGAFGDVASTSFYPAKPLGCYGDGGAMFTNDDALAERLRSFAFHGKGETQYDNVHVGLNSRLDTIQAAILIEKLAILEEEMVAREAVAKRYAERLSGIVKPARMPADNRSAWAQYAIETPVRDGLKAHLQSQGIPSVIYYVKPLHLQVAYEKFPRTPGGLPVSEALPQRILCLPMHPYLSEADQDRICEEIAGFVGHNAAIAAE, encoded by the coding sequence ATGCAGTTCATCGATCTCGCGGCCCAGCGCGCACGCATCAACGACCGTCTCAAGGCCGCGATCGACAAGGTGGTGAACGAAGGCAAATACATCTTCGGGCCGGAGGTTGCCGCTTTCGAGAAACAGCTCGCCGACTATGTCGGGGTGAAGAACGTCATCGCCTGCGCCAACGGCACGGATGCGCTGCTCCTGCCGCTCTATGCCAGCGGAATCGGCCCTGGCGACGCCGTCTTCGTGCCGAGCTTCACCTTCGCGGCGACGGCCGAGGTGGTGGCGCTGGCCAAGGCCGAACCGGTTTTCGTCGATATCGATCCCGACACTTACAACATGGACGTCGAAAGCCTCGAGGCGGCGATCGCCATGGTCAAAGCGGAGGGGCGCTTGAAGCCGCGTGCGATCATCCCGGTCGACCTGTTCGGGCTTGCCGCTGACTACGATGCAATCGGCGCGATCGCCGCGCGCGAGGGCCTGATGGTCATCGAGGACGCCGCGCAGGCCATCGGCGGCGTGCGCAAGGGCGTGAAGTGCGGCGCCTTCGGCGACGTGGCCTCCACCAGCTTCTATCCGGCCAAGCCGCTGGGCTGCTACGGCGACGGCGGCGCGATGTTCACCAATGACGACGCGCTGGCCGAACGGCTGCGCTCCTTCGCTTTTCACGGCAAGGGCGAGACGCAGTACGACAACGTGCATGTCGGCCTCAATTCCCGCCTCGACACGATCCAGGCCGCGATTCTGATTGAGAAGCTCGCCATTCTGGAAGAAGAGATGGTCGCGCGCGAGGCCGTCGCGAAGCGCTATGCCGAGCGGCTTTCAGGCATCGTCAAGCCGGCGCGCATGCCGGCGGACAATCGCTCGGCCTGGGCGCAGTATGCGATCGAGACCCCGGTGCGCGACGGGCTGAAGGCGCATCTGCAGTCGCAGGGCATTCCGTCGGTCATCTACTACGTCAAGCCGCTGCACCTGCAGGTGGCGTATGAGAAGTTCCCGCGCACGCCTGGCGGGCTGCCGGTGTCGGAGGCGCTGCCGCAGCGCATCTTGTGCCTGCCGATGCACCCCTATCTCTCGGAAGCCGACCAGGACCGCATCTGCGAGGAGATCGCCGGCTTTGTCGGGCATAACGCTGCGATCGCGGCGGAGTAG
- a CDS encoding Gfo/Idh/MocA family protein, translated as MAPRIAVLGCGYWGSNHIRTLKSLGALHAVSDANPARAEGFAVEQEVLAIAPEDLFARDDIDAIVMALPPQFHAEMAIRAVEAGKDVLVEKPIALTVPDAERSVAAAKAAGRIFMTGHVLRFHPAFETLKDLIDRGDLGEIKYIHSHRLGLGKFHTENDALWDLAPHDLSMILAITGAAPVEVRGEGAALLDHLSDFAHLHMRFPNGLRSHLFTSRLNPYRERRLTVVGTKSMAVFDDVEPWERKLAVYRHAVWQDSGHWAFTANEPTYVPVGEGMPLTRELQHFLSCIETRAEPRTSGEEAIGVLRILTAGTVTHD; from the coding sequence ATGGCGCCGCGCATAGCAGTCCTTGGCTGCGGATATTGGGGCAGCAACCATATCCGCACCCTGAAGTCGCTGGGTGCCCTCCATGCCGTCTCCGATGCCAATCCCGCCCGCGCCGAGGGGTTTGCCGTCGAGCAGGAGGTGCTGGCGATAGCGCCGGAAGACCTGTTCGCCCGCGACGACATCGACGCCATCGTGATGGCGCTGCCGCCGCAGTTTCACGCCGAGATGGCGATCCGTGCTGTCGAAGCGGGCAAGGACGTTCTGGTCGAGAAGCCGATCGCGCTCACCGTGCCCGATGCGGAGCGCTCCGTCGCCGCCGCGAAAGCGGCAGGGCGCATCTTCATGACCGGCCACGTGCTGCGCTTCCACCCCGCCTTCGAGACGCTGAAGGACCTGATCGACCGCGGCGACCTTGGCGAAATCAAATACATCCACTCGCACCGCCTCGGCCTTGGCAAGTTCCACACCGAGAACGACGCGCTGTGGGACCTCGCGCCGCACGACCTCTCGATGATCCTCGCCATCACCGGAGCGGCACCGGTCGAGGTGCGCGGGGAGGGGGCGGCGCTGCTCGACCATCTCTCCGACTTCGCGCATCTGCACATGCGTTTTCCCAATGGGCTGAGGAGCCATCTCTTCACCTCGCGGCTCAACCCCTATCGCGAGCGCCGGCTGACGGTGGTCGGCACCAAGTCGATGGCGGTGTTCGACGACGTCGAGCCGTGGGAGCGCAAGCTCGCCGTCTACCGCCACGCGGTCTGGCAGGACAGCGGCCACTGGGCCTTCACCGCCAACGAGCCGACCTACGTGCCGGTGGGCGAGGGCATGCCGCTGACGCGCGAACTGCAGCATTTCCTCTCCTGCATCGAGACCCGCGCGGAGCCGCGCACCAGCGGCGAGGAGGCGATCGGCGTGCTGAGGATCCTCACCGCGGGCACCGTGACGCACGACTGA